Below is a window of Streptomyces spongiicola DNA.
CGGGAGGAGCCAGGAGGAGCCAGGAGGAGCCAGGAGGAACCGGGAGGAGCCGGGACGCGGCTGCCCCGTCGCTTCAGGCCTCGAACGGGCGGGCCGGCCACGGCGCCTCGGCCGGACGGAGGGAGTCCGGTCCGTCGCCCGCGAGCGCCGCGGTGAGCGAGAGCACGCCGACCACCAGGCAGGTGTTGTGGAGGTCGCCAGCGAGCACGCCGCGCGCGAGATCCCCGAGCGGGACGCGGGCCTGCTCCATGTCCGCCTCCTCCTCGGAGACCTGGAAGCGCTCGCCCTCCACCTCGGAGAGATCGCGGGCCAGGAAGATCCGCACCGCCTCGTCGCAGCCGCCCGGTGTGGTGTACACGTCCGCGAGAACGCGCCAGTCGACGGCCTTGACGTGGGCCTCCTCGTACAGCTCGCGCTGGGCGGCGGCCAGCGGGTTCTCGCCGGGGACGTCGAGGAGACCCGCCGGGATCTCCCAGAGCCTCTGCCGCACGGGGTGCCGGTACTGGCGCAGCACCAGGACCCGGCCCTCCTCGTCGAGCGCGACCACCGCCACCGACCCCGGGTGCACCTGGTAGTCGCGGCGCGCGACCGAGCCGTCGGGCATGACCACGTCATCGGTGCGGACACTCGTCTTGTTGCCACTGAACGGCGTAGCGGTGGCCGTGACCCGCCATTCCTCGGGGGTGTCCTTGATGGTCATGCGCGTCCTCCCATAACGCCGGAACCGGGACGCGGAACGTGTTCCGTCCCCGCCCCGGCCACCGTAACGCCCCCGGCCTACCCGCCCGTCCCGCGGCCCGCGGCCGGCTCCGCGGTCTTCCGCTCCACGGCCGCCTTCACCAGGCCCGCGAAGAGCGGGTGCGGACGGGTCGGGCGGGAGCGGAGCTCCGGGTGGGCCTGGGTCGCGACCAGGTACGGATGCACCTCGCGCGGGTACTCGACGTACTCCACGAGCTTGTTGTCCGGGGATGTTCCGGAGAAGACGATGCCCGCCTTCTTCTCCAGCTCCGCGCGGTAGGCGTTGTTCACCTCGTAGCGGTGCCGGTGCCGCTCCTCCACGTACGGTTCGTCCCCGTAGGCCTCGCGGACGACGGAGCCCTCCGCGAGCTTGGCCGGGTAGAGCCCGAGGCGCATCGTCCCGCCCAGGTCGCCCGCGCCCTCCACGTACGCGAGCTGCTCCTCCATGGTGGAGACGACGGGGTGGGAGGTGCCCGCGTCGAACTCCGTGGAGTTGGCGTCGGGGATCTCGGCCAGGTTGCGGGCCGCCTCGATCACGATGCACTGAAGGCCGAGGCAGAGTCCGAGCAGCGGGATCCGGTTCTCCCGGGCGTACCGGATCGCGCCGACCTTGCCGTCGACACCGCGCTCGCCGAAGCCGCCCGGGATCAGGACCGCGTCGACGTCGCCGAGCTGCCTGTGCGCACCCGCGGGGGTGCGGCAGTCGTCGGAGGTGACCCACTTCACCTTGACCCGGGCCTTGTTGGCGAAGCCGCCGGCGCGCATCGCCTCGGTCACCGACAGATAGGCGTCCGGCAGGTCGATGTACTTCCCGACGAGCGCGACACTGACCTCGTGGTCGGGGTTGTGGACCCGGTCCAGCAGGTCGTCCCAGGTCGTCCAGTCGACGTCGCGGAACGGGAGGTCGAGCTTGCGCACGACATAGGCGTCCAGGCCCTCGGTGTGCAGCACCTTCGGGATGTCGTAGATCGACTTGGCGTCGATGGCCGCGACCACCGCCGCCTCGTCGACGTCGCACATCAGCGAGATCTTGCGCTTGATGGCGGTGGGCACCTCGCGGTCGGCGCGGAGCACGATCGCGTCCGGCTGGATGCCGATGTTCCGCAGCGCCGCGACCGAGTGCTGGGTCGGCTTGGTCTTCAGCTCCCCGGACGGCCCGATGTACGGCAGCAGCGAGATGTGCACGACGAAGACGTTGTCCCGGCCGACCTCGTGGCGGACCTGGCGGACGGTCTCCAGGAACGGCAGCGACTCGATGTCGCCGACCGTGCCGCCCACCTCGGTGATCACCACGTCGACGTCGTCCGTGGCCATCCGGCGGATGCGGTGCTTGATCTCGTTGGTGATGTGCGGGATCACCTGGACCGTGTCGCCGAGGTACTCGCCCCGCCGCTCCTTGGCGATCACGGTCGAGTAGACCTGGCCGGTGGTGACGTTGGCGGAGCCGTCGAGGTCCACGTCGAGGAAGCGCTCGTAGTGGCCGATGTCCAGGTCGGTCTCGGCACCGTCGTTGGTGACGAACACCTCACCGTGCTGGAACGGGTTCATCGTCCCGGGGTCGACGTTCAGATAGGGGTCGAGCTTCTGCATGGTGACCCGCAGGCCCCGCGCCTTCAGGAGCGCGCCCAGGCTGGAGGCGGTCAGGCCCTTGCCGAGGGAGGAGGCGACACCCCCGGTGACGAAGATGTGCTTGGTCGTCGTGGATGTCGAGGAACGAGCCGGCATGGCCAAGAGGGGGCTCC
It encodes the following:
- a CDS encoding NUDIX domain-containing protein; the encoded protein is MTIKDTPEEWRVTATATPFSGNKTSVRTDDVVMPDGSVARRDYQVHPGSVAVVALDEEGRVLVLRQYRHPVRQRLWEIPAGLLDVPGENPLAAAQRELYEEAHVKAVDWRVLADVYTTPGGCDEAVRIFLARDLSEVEGERFQVSEEEADMEQARVPLGDLARGVLAGDLHNTCLVVGVLSLTAALAGDGPDSLRPAEAPWPARPFEA
- a CDS encoding CTP synthase — translated: MPARSSTSTTTKHIFVTGGVASSLGKGLTASSLGALLKARGLRVTMQKLDPYLNVDPGTMNPFQHGEVFVTNDGAETDLDIGHYERFLDVDLDGSANVTTGQVYSTVIAKERRGEYLGDTVQVIPHITNEIKHRIRRMATDDVDVVITEVGGTVGDIESLPFLETVRQVRHEVGRDNVFVVHISLLPYIGPSGELKTKPTQHSVAALRNIGIQPDAIVLRADREVPTAIKRKISLMCDVDEAAVVAAIDAKSIYDIPKVLHTEGLDAYVVRKLDLPFRDVDWTTWDDLLDRVHNPDHEVSVALVGKYIDLPDAYLSVTEAMRAGGFANKARVKVKWVTSDDCRTPAGAHRQLGDVDAVLIPGGFGERGVDGKVGAIRYARENRIPLLGLCLGLQCIVIEAARNLAEIPDANSTEFDAGTSHPVVSTMEEQLAYVEGAGDLGGTMRLGLYPAKLAEGSVVREAYGDEPYVEERHRHRYEVNNAYRAELEKKAGIVFSGTSPDNKLVEYVEYPREVHPYLVATQAHPELRSRPTRPHPLFAGLVKAAVERKTAEPAAGRGTGG